AGCCGGTCCACGAGACGTTGGCCGAACTGCTCGCCGTCGAGCTCGTGGTGTTCGCCGTCGTACTCGTGGCGACCGCGGCTTCCAGCGGATGGCTGGTCGGGTTCTCACTCCGGCCGCTGGCGCGGATCACGGCCACCGCGCGCGAGGTAGCAGCGACCCCTCTCACGGACAGCGAACCGATGCTGCGATCACGGGTGGCGACCCCCAATCCGGGCAGCGAGGTTGGACAGCTCGGGCTGGCCTTCAACCACATGCTCGACCACGTTGAGGCGAGCCTGATCACCCGCCGGGACTCGGAGGAGCGGCTGCGCCGGTTCATCGCTGACGCCAGCCATGAGCTGCGGACACCGGTCGCGTCGATTCGCGGGCACGCGGAGTCGGTGCGGCACGGCCCGGAGGAGCTACCCGCTTCGCTGCTGGCTGCGCTCGCCCGGATCGAGTCCGAGGCCGGGCGGATGGGCGTTCTGGTCGACGACCTGCTGTTGCTCGCGCGGCTGGACGCCGGTCGCGAGCTCGCCAAGGAGACGGTCGACCTCAGCCGCATCTCGATCGACGCGGTGAGCGACGCGCGCGTCGCCGGCCGCGACCACCGGTGGCTCCTCGACCTTCCACCGGAGCCGGTGCTGGTCACGGGCGACGACCATCGGCTGCGCGAGCTGGTCAACAACCTGCTCACCAATGCACGCGTGCACACTCCCGCCGGCACCGTCGTCCGGCTCGAGGTGACGGCCGATGACGCGGCTCGAATGATCGAGCTCCGGGTCAGCGACAACGGACCGGGCATCCCCGGTGCTGCGCAAGCGCGGGTCTTCGAGCGCTTTTACCGCGCCGACTCGGTGCGCGCGCCCGAGACCGGCAGCAGCGGGCTCGGTCTGGCGATCGTCGAGGCGGTCGCGAGGGCGCACGGGGGCTCGGTCGGCCTGGCCAGCGGTGCCGATGGCACGACGGTCAGTGTGCGGCTGCCGCTCTAGGGTTTGCGCCATGACGGAGGTCGGCACCCGACAGGGCGACGTCGCGGCCGTGGTGCTTGCGGCCGGTGCGGGGCTTCGGATGGGTACGCCGAAGGCCTTGGTATCGCTCGGCGGCGAGCTCTTGGTCGAGCGGGCGATCAGGCTGGCCGCCTCCGCCGGATGTGATCCGGTGCTGGTCGTGCTCGGCGCGGAGTCCGAGCGCGTGCTGGCGACCGCGAGTCTTGACGGGGCCGAGCCGGTCATCGCCGCGGACTGGGAACAGGGGATGAGTGCGTCCTTCACGGCCGGGCTCTCGGCCGCACAGGAGACGCGGGCCGGCGCCGCCGTGTTGCTGTTGGTCGATCAGCCGCTGGTGTCGGCCGCTGCTCTGAACCGATTGCAAACGGCGTGGCGTGCGGGTGCGCAGGTGGCGGTCGCGACGTACGCCGGGCGGGCGCGTAACCCGGTGCTGTTCGACCGCTCGGTGTGGGCCTCGGTCGTCGAGTCCGTCACCGGCGACATCGGAGCCAGGCCGTGGCTACAGGCGCACCCGGAGATCGTCGTACCGGTCGAGTGCGCGGATGTCGCGAGCGCTGCGGACGTGGACACGCCCGAGGATCTAGCCGGCCTCGAGTAGCGAGCGGGGCTCGACGTCGGCAGCGCGGGTCAGTGCGGCGAGCGTCTCCGCATCGTCCGGCGTGTAGGTGAGCAGGCGGACGCCGAGCCGCTGCGAGAGCCAGAGATTGGTCGAGGAGAACTGCAGCGCTCCGAGCTGCGGATGCCGAAGGCGCTTGGTGACGTTTTCCGGCGCGGCCACGTCGTGCCGGCGCCACATCTCGGCGAACTCAGGTGAGGCATCCTGCAGCCTGCGGACCAGGCACTTCCAGACCGGTTCTCCCACGTGCTCGGCCATCGCTGCGCGGTACTGCGCGACCAGCCGGCGGGCCACGCACTCCCAGTCCGGCACCGGGTCGCGGAACTCGCGGTTGGTGAACAGCAGCCACATGCTGTTGCGGTCCTGGAACGGCAGCGAGTCGAGGTCGCCCATCAGGACCGTGTAGGCCCGGTTGTAGGCGAGCAGGTCGTAGCGACCGTTCGTCACGCAGGTCGGGTAGGGGTCGAGCTTCGCGAGCAACGTCCGCACCGGCTCCGAAAGCGGCATGCTGTCCGGCCCGGTCACGGTGAGGGGCGAGCCGGCGAGGGTGAACAGGTGGCTGCGCTCGTGGGGGTCGAGCAGCAGCGTGCGGGCGATCGCATCCAGCACCTGCTCGGACACGTGGATGTCGCGGGCCTGCTCGAGCCAGGTGTACCAAGTCACACCCACACCGGCGTGCTGGGCCACCTCCTCGCGGCGCAGCCCCGGCGTCCGCCGCCGGCCGTGGCTCGGCAGCTCGAGCTGGTCCGGGCTCAGCCGCTCGCGGCGGCTGCGGAGGAATGCGGCCAGCTCCCGGCGGCGCAGTGCCTCGAGCTCGGCGGCAGGCTGGGTGTCGGACCCCGTCGTTACGGTGGGGAACGGGTCGATCAGGTCAGCGCTTGACTCGATGGTCGTGCTCATGGGTACCAGGATGCCCCCATTCCCACCCCGGTGCCAGTTGCTGGGAATACCAGGATAACCACGGTCTGGTACCAGGCTCCGCGCCCGCCGAGAGTGGTACCCATGACTACCGCTTCTACCCTCTCCGAACGGCTGCCGCGCAGCGTGCCGCCCCGCCCGGAGACGTTCGAACCTCCGGTCCCGGAGCTGTCCGTGGCCGGTCTCATCACCGTTCTGGTCGGCGTGCTCTTGCCGATCACCGACTTCTTCATCGTGAACGTCGCGCTCCCCACGATGCGTACCGACCTTCATGCGTCGAGCGGCGTGCTCGAGCTCGTCGTGTCCGGCTATGCGACGGCGTACGCCGTGCTCCTCGTGCTCGGCGGGCGGCTCGGCGACACCCACGGCCGGCGCCGGCTGTTCCTCACCGGCATCGCCGCGTTCACCGCAACCTCCCTGTTGTGCGGCCTCGCGCCGAGCGCGCCGGCGCTGGTCGTCGCGCGGGTGCTGCAGGGCGCGGCGGCGGCGATGATGGTCCCGCAGACCCTGTCGACGATCCAGGCGACCGGCGACGTGCACTCGCGATCGCGTGCGCTCGGCTGGTTCGGCGCGACCGGCGGCCTGGCGGCAGTGACCGGGCAGGTGCTCGGTGGCGCGCTGGTGTCGGCCAACATCGCCGGCACCGGCTGGCGCGCGATCTTCTTCGTCAACGTACCCATCGGCCTGGTCGGGCTGGTGCTCGCCGCACGGCGGGTTCCCGAAACCCGGTCGTCGCGCCGGCATCACATCGACGTTGTCGGAACCCTGCTGCTCGGCGCGACGCTGATCGCGGTGCTCGTGCCGCTGACCGAGGGCCGCGCGCTGCACTGGCCGCTGTGGTCAGTGGCGATGCTTGCGCTCGCCCCTGTCGGCGCCGCCGCGTTCGCGCGAACCGAGCTGCGGTTGGAGCGTCGCGGCGGCTCGCCGCTGGTGCCGCCGTCCGTGGTGCGCCAGCCGAGCATGTTGCGCGGGCTCGCCCTCGCCGTGATGTTCTTCGGAACGTTCGGGGCGTTCATGTTCGTCTACACCCTCATCACCCAGGGCGTGTTGGGCTTCACCCCGATCCGTGCCGGGCTCACGATGGCCCCGCTCGCGGTCGCGTTCCTCGCAACATCGCTGGCCACGACCCGGCTGGTGGCTCGCTACGGGCGCGCTGTGATCGGAGCCGGCGCAGCGATCCAACTGGTCGGCCTGCTGGTCGTGATCGCCGCACTCGAGACCGCGTGGCCGGCCGTGACCGCTACCGATCTCGCACCCGGGCTGCTGATCATGGGTGCCGGTCAGGGCTTGATCATGAGCCCGCTGATCCGCGTCGTGCTTTCCGACGTGCCGATCGAGTCCGCCGGCGCGGGCAGCGGCGTGCTGACGACGACGCAGCAGACCGCGCTCGCCCTCGGCGTCGCAACGATCGGGAGCGCATTCCTGAGCCTGTC
Above is a window of Mycobacteriales bacterium DNA encoding:
- a CDS encoding MFS transporter, with the protein product MTTASTLSERLPRSVPPRPETFEPPVPELSVAGLITVLVGVLLPITDFFIVNVALPTMRTDLHASSGVLELVVSGYATAYAVLLVLGGRLGDTHGRRRLFLTGIAAFTATSLLCGLAPSAPALVVARVLQGAAAAMMVPQTLSTIQATGDVHSRSRALGWFGATGGLAAVTGQVLGGALVSANIAGTGWRAIFFVNVPIGLVGLVLAARRVPETRSSRRHHIDVVGTLLLGATLIAVLVPLTEGRALHWPLWSVAMLALAPVGAAAFARTELRLERRGGSPLVPPSVVRQPSMLRGLALAVMFFGTFGAFMFVYTLITQGVLGFTPIRAGLTMAPLAVAFLATSLATTRLVARYGRAVIGAGAAIQLVGLLVVIAALETAWPAVTATDLAPGLLIMGAGQGLIMSPLIRVVLSDVPIESAGAGSGVLTTTQQTALALGVATIGSAFLSLSPVGRMGPLHAVVAVLALQTLVAGILAVGSRALPATQRA
- a CDS encoding HAMP domain-containing sensor histidine kinase, translating into MTQTGAPAAAGAQPAARWWDRRTLRFRVLASLLAVLLIAFAVIGVVTVFALSHFLTGRLDQQLNVAGARYVAAAQSKGTSPRDGDGDGDFDDGFGDERGQQVGTLGARIQDSRITGFGIVGRREPPALPAADRALLLGVSTRHFRSYDLGRLGDYRLRAYPAAGGERLVVGLPLKPVHETLAELLAVELVVFAVVLVATAASSGWLVGFSLRPLARITATAREVAATPLTDSEPMLRSRVATPNPGSEVGQLGLAFNHMLDHVEASLITRRDSEERLRRFIADASHELRTPVASIRGHAESVRHGPEELPASLLAALARIESEAGRMGVLVDDLLLLARLDAGRELAKETVDLSRISIDAVSDARVAGRDHRWLLDLPPEPVLVTGDDHRLRELVNNLLTNARVHTPAGTVVRLEVTADDAARMIELRVSDNGPGIPGAAQARVFERFYRADSVRAPETGSSGLGLAIVEAVARAHGGSVGLASGADGTTVSVRLPL
- a CDS encoding nucleotidyltransferase family protein: MTEVGTRQGDVAAVVLAAGAGLRMGTPKALVSLGGELLVERAIRLAASAGCDPVLVVLGAESERVLATASLDGAEPVIAADWEQGMSASFTAGLSAAQETRAGAAVLLLVDQPLVSAAALNRLQTAWRAGAQVAVATYAGRARNPVLFDRSVWASVVESVTGDIGARPWLQAHPEIVVPVECADVASAADVDTPEDLAGLE
- a CDS encoding helix-turn-helix transcriptional regulator, whose translation is MSTTIESSADLIDPFPTVTTGSDTQPAAELEALRRRELAAFLRSRRERLSPDQLELPSHGRRRTPGLRREEVAQHAGVGVTWYTWLEQARDIHVSEQVLDAIARTLLLDPHERSHLFTLAGSPLTVTGPDSMPLSEPVRTLLAKLDPYPTCVTNGRYDLLAYNRAYTVLMGDLDSLPFQDRNSMWLLFTNREFRDPVPDWECVARRLVAQYRAAMAEHVGEPVWKCLVRRLQDASPEFAEMWRRHDVAAPENVTKRLRHPQLGALQFSSTNLWLSQRLGVRLLTYTPDDAETLAALTRAADVEPRSLLEAG